A single region of the Micropterus dolomieu isolate WLL.071019.BEF.003 ecotype Adirondacks linkage group LG18, ASM2129224v1, whole genome shotgun sequence genome encodes:
- the myorg gene encoding myogenesis-regulating glycosidase gives MYQVVPGGAGGTITDVIPKQKHSKDTRPLVGAGVIGLVLLMAAVTAWCYYIASLRKAELLKTQLLDLNKDGYIIRNQGGSIVFRMDFRSGTLDLDSCSKEGEILSCGRTTDRKLNFFIETVRPKDTVQCYRVRWEELVPDIPVEHAMTYKFAHWYGGAVSAIQHWPISISGQQAPKPFVTSDIYVNRHEFGGILESYWLSSNATAIKINNSVPFHLGWNDTEKTMYFQARYNDSPFKPNPGEAPCAELSYRVCVGSDVTSIHKYMVRRYFNKPNKVPAKVMFRHPIWSTWALHKTDIDQEKLLTYAANIRKYNFNCSQLQLDDRYTSHYGEFEFDPIKFPNATATFQKLKADGFPMSLWIHPFVNYKSENFHTCVERGLFVREPTGRLPALVRWWNGIGGIIDFTNPEARDWFSSQLRSLRSRYGVTSFKFDAGETSYLPWKFSTRTPIRDPSFFTRRYTEMAIPYNDRAELVSGYQSQNISCFFRPIDRDSVWGYELGLKSLIPTVLTISILGYQFILPDMIGGNAYLNRTDGNRALPDRELYIRWLELSAFMPSMQFSVPPWEYDNEVVEIARKYTALHESIVAPRVLELAGEVLDTGDPIIRPLWWIATGDETAYKIDSQFLIGDDLMVAPVLEPGKQERDIYLPAGRWRSYKGEGYDIKEPLHLTDYPVDLDEIAYFVWV, from the exons ATGTACCAAGTTGTACCGGGAGGAGCGGGAGGCACAATTACAGATGTTATCCCCAAGCAGAAACACAGCAAGGACACTCGACCCTTAGTCGGAGCTGGAGTAATCGGCCTTGTGCTGCTGATGGCAGCAGTGACTGCATGGTGCTATTACATAGCCTCTCTACGCAAGGCTGAACTGCTTAAGACTCAGCTGCTGGATCTGAATAAAGATGGCTACATTATCCGCAACCAAGGAGGGTCTATTGTTTTCAGAATGGATTTCAG GTCAGGAACGCTTGATTTGGATTCATGCTCAAAAGAAGGGGAGATTCTGAGCTGTGGACGCACCACTGACAGAAAACTAAACTTCTTCATTGAGACAGTGCGACCCAAGGACACAGTACAATGCTACCGTGTGCGCTGGGAGGAACTGGTTCCTGACATTCCTGTTGAGCATGCTATGACATACAAGTTTGCACACTGGTATGGTGGTGCAGTGTCAGCAATTCAGCACTGGCCTATTTCTATTTCTGGCCAACAGGCTCCCAAACCCTTTGTTACTAGTGACATCTATGTAAACCGCCATGAATTTGGTGGTATTTTGGAGAGTTATTGGCTTTCATCCAACGCCACGGCCATCAAGATCAATAATTCTGTGCCCTTCCACCTGGGCTGGAATGATACAGAGAAAACCATGTATTTCCAGGCGCGATACAATGACAGTCCCTTCAAGCCTAACCCAGGAGAGGCACCATGTGCTGAACTCAGCTACAGGGTGTGTGTGGGCTCGGATGTGACATCCATACACAAGTACATGGTCCGCAGATACTTCAATAAACCAAACAAAGTGCCTGCCAAAGTCATGTTTCGCCATCCCATCTGGTCGACTTGGGCGCTACATAAGACTGATATTGACCAAGAAAAACTCTTGACGTATGCTGCCAACATCCGCAAGTATAACTTTAACTGCAGCCAACTGCAACTAGATGACCGCTACACCAGCCATTATGGAGAATTTGAGTTTGATCCAATAAAGTTTCCCAATGCCACGGCAACGTTCCAAAAACTTAAAGCAGATGGATTTCCGATGTCACTTTGGATTCACCCTTTTGTCAACTATAAGTCTGAAAACTTCCATACTTGTGTAGAGAGGGGGCTGTTTGTCCGGGAGCCAACAGGCCGGCTGCCAGCTTTGGTGCGCTGGTGGAATGGCATTGGTGGCATTATTGACTTCACAAATCCAGAAGCCCGTGATTGGTTTTCTTCCCAGCTACGGTCACTGCGCTCCAGGTATGGGGTGACATCTTTTAAATTTGATGCAGGGGAAACCAGCTACTTACCATGGAAATTTAGTACCAGGACTCCCATTCGGGACCCAAGTTTTTTCACAAGACGTTACACGGAAATGGCTATTCCCTACAATGATAGAGCTGAGCTGGTCAGTGGCTACCAGTCCCAGAACATATCTTGCTTCTTCAGACCAATTGACAGAGACTCTGTGTGGGGCTATGAGTTGGGTCTCAAATCTCTTATCCCCACAGTGCTCACCATCAGCATTCTCGGCTATCAGTTTATTCTACCTGACATGATTGGAGGGAATGCCTATCTCAACCGTACAGATGGAAATCGTGCATTACCTGATCGAGAACTCTATATCCGCTGGCTGGAGCTGTCAGCCTTCATGCCCTCCATGCAGTTTTCTGTTCCGCCATGGGAATATGACAACGAGGTGGTTGAAATTGCTCGGAAATACACAGCCCTCCATGAGAGTATTGTGGCACCTCGGGTCCTAGAGCTGGCTGGTGAGGTGCTGGACACTGGGGACCCAATCATACGGCCCCTGTGGTGGATTGCCACAGGTGATGAGACAGCCTATAAAATCGACTCCCAGTTCCTGATTGGGGATGACCTCATGGTAGCCCCAGTTTTAGAGCCTGGAAAGCAAGAGCGTGACATCTACCTTCCTGCCGGCCGTTGGAGAAGCTACAAGGGGGAGGGATATGATATCAAGGAGCCACTGCACCTCACAGACTATCCTGTAGATCTGGATGAAATTGCTTACTTTGTTTGGGTTTAG